A genomic stretch from Thermomonospora umbrina includes:
- a CDS encoding RCC1 domain-containing protein — protein MFRTGVAGLAVAAGTAGLTGLSGPAHAVASTLYVENVPGHLAGGQYHSLLISDLAQDGVNEVYATGDNGYGQLGNNTSGGQSTTLVKVHSLSGVKNVSAGGAHSVAVKADGTVWAWGLNDKGQLGNGTTVDSKVPVKVPGIANAVAAVAGESSVLVILSNGTAKSWGQLNASCAASTTPVTVAGLTGIATKVGAAAVGWRHAVVALADGTAKAWGDNNSGQLGTGNTTGSCSPVTVAGLTGVTQVSAKGSHTLARISTGTAKAWGSNHGGQVGIGTTNPTTVLSPTTVPGLTGVASVSAGYVHSMAVTDSGSTPALKVWSWGSGAFGQLGTGSTSISTSPVAAAGTNITGTILEAGYYHVLTTNASQIPEAWGMGGSGQLGTGDENQRNTRTDILSPEPLR, from the coding sequence ATGTTCCGAACGGGTGTGGCCGGACTCGCCGTCGCCGCGGGCACCGCCGGTCTGACGGGCCTGTCCGGCCCGGCGCACGCCGTCGCCTCCACGCTCTACGTCGAGAACGTGCCGGGTCACCTGGCAGGCGGTCAGTACCACAGCCTGTTGATCTCGGATTTGGCGCAGGACGGTGTCAACGAGGTCTACGCCACCGGTGACAACGGATACGGCCAACTGGGCAACAACACCAGCGGCGGGCAGTCGACGACCCTGGTCAAGGTTCACTCCCTGTCCGGGGTGAAGAACGTGTCCGCGGGCGGGGCGCACTCCGTCGCCGTCAAGGCGGACGGCACCGTGTGGGCTTGGGGCCTGAACGACAAGGGCCAACTCGGCAACGGCACCACCGTCGACAGCAAGGTGCCCGTGAAGGTGCCCGGGATCGCCAACGCGGTGGCGGCCGTCGCCGGCGAGAGTTCGGTGTTGGTGATCCTCTCCAATGGAACCGCCAAGTCCTGGGGCCAATTGAACGCGTCCTGCGCCGCCAGCACCACTCCGGTCACGGTGGCGGGTCTGACCGGCATCGCCACCAAGGTGGGCGCCGCCGCCGTCGGGTGGCGGCATGCCGTGGTCGCCTTGGCGGACGGCACCGCCAAGGCGTGGGGCGACAACAACTCGGGTCAGTTGGGCACCGGCAACACGACGGGATCCTGCTCCCCTGTCACCGTGGCCGGCCTCACCGGCGTGACCCAGGTCAGCGCCAAGGGCAGCCACACCCTGGCGAGGATCTCCACCGGCACCGCCAAGGCATGGGGCAGCAACCACGGCGGCCAGGTCGGCATCGGGACCACCAACCCCACCACCGTCCTGTCGCCCACCACCGTTCCGGGCCTGACGGGGGTCGCCAGCGTGTCCGCCGGCTATGTCCACAGCATGGCCGTCACCGACAGCGGTTCCACTCCGGCGCTGAAGGTGTGGAGCTGGGGCTCGGGGGCCTTCGGCCAGCTCGGCACCGGCTCGACATCGATCTCCACCAGCCCCGTCGCGGCCGCCGGGACGAACATCACGGGAACCATCCTGGAGGCGGGCTACTACCACGTTCTCACCACCAACGCCTCGCAGATCCCCGAGGCGTGGGGCATGGGCGGGAGCGGACAGCTCGGCACCGGTGACGAGAACCAGCGGAACACGCGGACCGACATCCTGAGCCCCGAGCCCCTCAGGTAA
- a CDS encoding helix-turn-helix domain-containing protein, with amino-acid sequence MPAVPVPYEAPAIVTFARELEAFRTDAGLGKKELADILGFTDTYVGQIELCKNLPSQGFAEACDTYFKTNGSFQRLRERIMETRHTSLVPPGFPEYLNHEVRATSIKHFNPNLVSGLLQIEDYARTIIGAYQPADVVDKLVSDRLSRREVLDRAHAYFTMDESVLHRRVGRPEIMRRQLEFLLEKSERPNISIGIVPSSTGFYPGFGGEFFILGFEDGGSIAYTESSGEGLLIQEPARVARHVLRYDSMRDYVLPVDQSRTVIRQAMERLEG; translated from the coding sequence ATGCCCGCTGTGCCGGTGCCGTACGAGGCCCCCGCCATCGTGACCTTCGCCCGCGAACTCGAGGCGTTCCGAACCGACGCCGGGCTCGGCAAGAAGGAACTCGCCGACATCCTCGGGTTCACCGATACGTATGTCGGTCAGATCGAGCTGTGCAAGAACCTCCCGTCTCAGGGATTCGCGGAGGCGTGCGACACCTACTTCAAGACCAACGGATCGTTCCAACGACTGCGTGAGCGCATCATGGAGACACGCCATACATCGCTGGTTCCGCCGGGATTTCCTGAGTACCTGAATCACGAGGTGCGGGCGACGTCTATCAAGCACTTCAATCCCAACCTGGTCAGCGGGCTCCTTCAGATTGAGGACTACGCTCGCACGATCATCGGTGCGTACCAGCCGGCGGATGTGGTCGACAAGCTCGTCAGCGACCGCTTGAGTCGCCGAGAAGTGCTCGATAGGGCCCACGCGTACTTCACGATGGACGAGTCGGTCCTGCACCGAAGGGTGGGCCGCCCTGAAATCATGCGCCGGCAGCTCGAATTCCTGCTGGAAAAGTCGGAGCGCCCGAACATCTCCATCGGAATCGTTCCATCAAGCACAGGGTTCTATCCGGGCTTCGGAGGCGAGTTCTTCATTCTCGGCTTCGAGGACGGAGGCAGCATCGCCTACACTGAGTCGTCCGGCGAAGGCTTGTTGATCCAGGAGCCTGCCCGTGTCGCGCGGCATGTCCTACGGTATGACTCGATGCGGGATTACGTCCTTCCCGTAGATCAGTCACGGACGGTGATCCGCCAAGCGATGGAGAGGCTAGAGGGATGA
- a CDS encoding RCC1 domain-containing protein encodes MTMGVVAASPALAGPAQSAPGSVDGGHDHSVLVTKPDSTGYNEVYASGSNAVGQLGNNTTVNSTVFTKVRNLTRVKAVSANYHYSLALKADGTVWAWGKGHLGTGFSQSSVPVQVPGITNAVAIDAGIGHAVAVLSDGTVKTWGANGQGQLGNGTTTDSPTPVTVTGLTGAATTYGAAAAGLSHSVVVLADGTVKGWGDGDALGAGESVPESVTTPIAVPGVTGVKEASAKFTHTLVRLADGTVKGWGNDWNGNLGDGTGSPGGWAPTPVTAIGLTAVQGLATGQHHSAVLRTNSGGGWEVWNMGLGFGHTPVSGNHSLPGGPAAIGAGSGAHNLVTHADGSAWGRGDNSTGELGVGDTTARNTFTAVLETWSR; translated from the coding sequence ATGACGATGGGTGTCGTGGCGGCGTCGCCGGCGCTCGCCGGTCCGGCCCAGTCGGCGCCGGGCTCGGTCGACGGTGGTCACGACCATTCGGTGCTGGTGACCAAGCCGGATTCGACCGGCTACAACGAGGTCTACGCCAGCGGCTCCAACGCCGTCGGTCAGCTCGGCAACAACACCACGGTGAACAGCACGGTGTTCACCAAGGTGCGCAACCTGACGCGGGTCAAGGCCGTGTCGGCCAACTATCACTACTCGCTCGCGCTCAAGGCCGACGGCACGGTGTGGGCTTGGGGCAAGGGTCACCTTGGCACCGGCTTCTCCCAGAGCAGCGTTCCGGTTCAGGTCCCGGGCATCACCAACGCCGTGGCCATCGACGCCGGCATCGGCCACGCAGTCGCCGTTCTGTCGGACGGCACCGTGAAGACGTGGGGTGCCAACGGCCAGGGCCAGTTGGGCAACGGCACCACCACGGACAGCCCGACCCCTGTGACGGTCACCGGGCTGACCGGTGCCGCCACGACCTACGGGGCCGCCGCCGCGGGCTTGAGTCACTCGGTCGTCGTGTTGGCCGACGGCACCGTGAAGGGATGGGGCGACGGTGACGCCCTCGGCGCCGGGGAGTCCGTCCCAGAATCGGTGACCACGCCCATCGCCGTGCCCGGTGTCACGGGAGTGAAGGAGGCCAGCGCCAAGTTCACCCACACGCTCGTTCGGCTCGCGGACGGCACGGTCAAGGGTTGGGGCAACGACTGGAACGGCAATCTGGGCGACGGCACCGGCAGCCCCGGCGGCTGGGCCCCCACCCCTGTCACCGCCATCGGCCTGACCGCGGTGCAGGGCCTGGCCACCGGCCAGCACCACAGCGCCGTCCTCCGCACCAACAGCGGAGGCGGCTGGGAGGTGTGGAACATGGGGTTGGGCTTCGGCCACACCCCGGTCAGCGGTAACCACTCCCTCCCCGGCGGGCCGGCCGCCATCGGCGCGGGCTCCGGTGCTCACAACCTGGTGACCCACGCGGACGGTTCCGCTTGGGGCCGTGGCGACAACAGCACCGGTGAGCTGGGCGTGGGCGACACCACCGCCCGCAACACCTTCACCGCCGTCCTGGAGACCTGGAGCCGCTGA
- a CDS encoding DUF397 domain-containing protein, translated as MTPDMSCAQWRKSSHSDEHGGACVEVAVVAPVVAIRDSKNPDGPKLLVDRVAFAAFAGTIRADGHDL; from the coding sequence ATGACGCCAGACATGTCGTGCGCCCAGTGGCGTAAGAGCAGCCACAGCGACGAACACGGCGGAGCCTGTGTGGAGGTCGCAGTCGTCGCCCCCGTGGTGGCCATCCGTGACTCCAAGAACCCCGACGGACCCAAGCTCTTGGTCGATCGAGTGGCGTTCGCAGCGTTCGCCGGGACGATCCGC
- a CDS encoding RCC1 domain-containing protein, with protein sequence MSTRTTAAERKAGPVGRPRSWRRRWTAGGLVCAGVTTALVGLARPASAATVQSLPGSIDCGYEHSLLVTQPDAAGNNEVYSVGSNYYGELGDGTLEPRALFAKIPGLTRVKAVAAGRGTSLALKADGTVWAWGAGPLGNAAHVDAAAYGESKVPVQVTGITNAVAIDVGDGFALAALADGTVKAWGKNAYGQLGNGTTTDAPTPITVPGLTGVGNGHGDVAAGQSHSLAVLANGTVKTWGNGEAGQLGTGNTNSSLVPVTVPGLTNVDFAESRVSHNLVRLSNRTVKAWGVNYLGALGDGTDVQFRESPVTVTNPGGTASVVALASGVLSSMSSKVPGPFGFGEVRAWGVMGGYRNVLAFPYRPSGQSNAIAMCDQGIDALVVNADGSLWVLGDNYSGQLGVGDTTARSSFVQATKTW encoded by the coding sequence GTGTCCACTCGTACGACAGCAGCGGAACGAAAGGCCGGGCCGGTCGGTCGGCCACGGTCGTGGCGGCGGCGTTGGACGGCCGGTGGCCTGGTCTGCGCCGGGGTGACGACGGCGTTGGTGGGCTTGGCCCGGCCGGCGTCGGCGGCCACCGTGCAGTCGCTTCCCGGCTCGATCGACTGCGGCTATGAGCACAGTCTGTTGGTGACCCAGCCGGACGCGGCCGGGAACAACGAGGTCTACTCCGTCGGCAGCAACTACTACGGCGAACTCGGCGACGGAACGCTCGAACCGCGCGCCCTGTTCGCGAAGATCCCCGGCCTGACCCGGGTCAAGGCCGTCGCCGCCGGCCGGGGCACGTCGCTGGCGCTCAAGGCGGATGGGACCGTCTGGGCCTGGGGCGCCGGCCCCCTCGGCAACGCCGCCCACGTCGACGCGGCGGCCTACGGCGAGAGCAAGGTCCCGGTGCAGGTCACCGGCATCACCAACGCGGTCGCCATCGACGTGGGCGACGGCTTCGCGCTGGCGGCCCTCGCCGACGGCACCGTCAAGGCGTGGGGCAAGAACGCGTACGGCCAGCTCGGCAACGGCACCACCACGGACGCCCCGACGCCGATCACCGTCCCCGGCCTGACCGGAGTCGGCAACGGTCACGGCGACGTCGCCGCCGGCCAGTCGCACTCGCTCGCCGTCCTGGCCAACGGCACCGTCAAGACCTGGGGGAACGGCGAGGCCGGCCAGTTGGGCACCGGCAACACCAACAGCAGCCTCGTGCCGGTCACCGTCCCGGGCCTGACCAACGTCGACTTCGCCGAGTCCAGGGTGTCCCACAACCTGGTCCGGCTGTCGAACCGCACCGTCAAGGCATGGGGCGTGAACTACCTGGGCGCCCTGGGCGACGGAACCGACGTCCAATTCCGGGAGTCCCCCGTCACCGTGACCAACCCGGGGGGCACCGCCTCCGTCGTGGCCTTGGCGTCGGGCGTCCTCAGCAGCATGAGCAGCAAGGTCCCCGGCCCCTTCGGCTTCGGCGAGGTACGGGCCTGGGGCGTCATGGGCGGCTACCGCAACGTCCTGGCCTTCCCCTACCGCCCCTCCGGCCAGTCCAACGCCATCGCCATGTGCGACCAGGGCATCGACGCCCTGGTCGTCAACGCGGACGGCAGCCTCTGGGTCCTCGGCGACAACTACTCGGGCCAACTCGGTGTCGGCGACACCACCGCCCGCTCGTCGTTCGTTCAGGCCACCAAGACCTGGTGA